TGCATACAGAGTCGGTTGCAGCAAAAATGGCACCAATTGCTGATcaataaacacaaaataaatcGAGTCTTCAGGAACAGATATCAATAAAATATagcaataaaataaaaggaaaacttgTCAACGCATTACCGAGAAAATCACCCAAGTCAAAGGTCCCAATGTCTAACTTCTTAAAGAACTGAATTGCACCTGTTTCAAACACCAAAAGAATATTACGTACCAAAATTACTAATCCGAACTAAGCTTTTAACAGGGCCATTTACAAGAAGTGGGGAGTGAGATACCTAGAGATATTATGGTGCAGGAAACTACAGTCCCAATGGCGCCAAAGGCCATAATAGTTACAAAATTCCGGAAAAATTGCTTCTTTTTTACTtgaaacctatatatatatacaaggaCAAAGAAATAATAACTGTGGGTCACAGAAAGATCTGAAAACATAgtgtgaaagaaaaaatatcaaccaTGTCTGCAATTACGACAAAGACATAGCAGGGCCCCCTCTATTAACAGGTAGgataaaatcaaactaaaattgATTATAAACGTTATAGCCACATACTATTCTGCAGTCTCACAATCACAAATACATCCAAAGCAGGTGTACGAAAGCATATTCATAGAATCAGCAATAATACATATCTTAAGAAAATGATTTAATGTAACGTTTATCAGTAAGATTTTCTGAAAATAAACggatatttctttgtttttactcTATTGTACAAAACCCAACTAAAACAATTAGTACAAGAAAAGATCTATCAAATGCTATGAACCTATCATCAAAAGCATGAAGTAAAATGATCAGTATGGATGTAGAAAGAAACTTACCCTGCATTGAATATAATGGGTGGCAAaagatatataaagaaaagatcTTCACTGAAGACCAACAAATGTGAGTTCTTCCCTCTACTAATCAACAAAATGACGACACCAGTACAAAGCCCCTACAGCCAAATGTTTGAAAAGTCATTTAAACGAGAGAAGCTCCCACAGTAACATCTATAGCTACCATTCTACGCCTACAGGATGGGACGGATGAAAAGAACTTACAATCAATAAAGCAGTAATGGATTCGTTCATCCATCGATTCTCCTCCAAAAGATGCCCAATCACGATACAGGCACATAGAAGAGCGACAAAGAGATTAAGTGAAACAACGGAGGCGTGATCAGAGGTTGACACTGACAACAGTTTAGATGTAACAGAATCTAAAAGAGTCATCTTCCTGAACCACTTTCTTTTTActtctttcaaattttgtatCTTCAGAAAGCAAAATTTATGAAGACCTCAACAAATATCTGACTGgggtattattaaaaatatctcATCTTTCAGGACCCTCCATTCCCACAATTCCCTGTATTACTATTattaaaacaccaaacaaaatatcagAATCAGCAACCGCAACAAGGATCTTAACAATGAAGGCAAAATCTGAAACTGTAAAAGTAGAAACAAAGCAACGAATCTAGAATCgccaaaatttaatatatagaggGTGAGAAATCCGAATGGCAAACCTGAAGGGCTTCCAAGGAATAATAAGGATATTTGTGATTTGCAGCAGCGAAAGACACAAACAATACGAGACAAGGACGATAGATACagagaaagattaaacaagAAAATGCAAAGCTACGAAGCTAAACCTGAGATTCTTCTTCTAAACGTTCgttcatgcaaaaaaaaaaaaaaacacaaacggaGACGCGATTGGAAAAGAAACGAATTACCCACCCGAAGAGAAAGCTAAAAGGATTTTTGATTTCGCCCGGAGAAACAAACAATTTCACAGCGAGACTGGggggaaggaagaagaagagacacgTGTAGGGTGGGTGATTgcgttgagagagagagatgtgaaaAAAGAGGATTCGTAACGCAAacgtaaaataattaaaagaaaacaaagaaggaaatAAGATTAAATGATTAGGCGGCTGTATAGCCGTTATTTTGATTCGCTAGATCATTCTGGACTCTTGATTTATATCAGAGTTACTGTGGACCTTGTCGTAGACAATCAATCTCCTGAATAggtgatatttttgtttttttctctcatttatTTATCAGACAGAGATGTTGATAAGTGATAACAATTATCTATCTGCTGGGACATAATaagaaacttattttttaatagaaacaaaacacTTTACTCTTTTCTTGTGTTTATGTATTGTTTACATCTATTAAAATtggaaaacaatgtttttttttggatcccATAGGAAGCAGCTGCTATTTTAGCCTAAGCAGAACGTAGATGATAATATTAATCATTTACTTACTGTAGTTATCAAAAcaagttataaaagaaaaaatatcaataatgtAGCCTTTGTTTGGGGGGTCTGAACCTAGAAGGTGACAAAAGTTCATATGGATCTTGTGTTCAACGGATATCTCATGAATTTTATCATGATTACCAATGCGTTGTCGCCATTTCATGTGATTCGACCTAGGATGTAGAAGATCATAACATAAGTTATTCGgcagattttgatttttgttggaATTTCTCCCACTGAATTCCAACTCGAGGTAAAacaggtttcttctttttgtttcgtATTACCggtttctattgtttctctAGATTTCTTTAATTTCGTCATTGTCATAAGCACAGTATGATCTTCGATATTGGTCCACGATCGAAAAGGAAGACGTATTACTACACAACGTTCCTAAGAACCATATTGGCAAATATGAAACttggcatttttttttattaattatacgTGTACGTAGTTTGTTAATACGTActaaaactatattattatttctgcCGACaacatgttttaacaaaattaacatttaatttaGCTAAATTAACCATGATTGATGATCCGATCTCGTGAGACCAATATACAAATACAACTGTCTTACGTAGATAGTACCATAATTGGCATATAAGATCTAATTATGGCGCTCCACGTTAAAGTAcaagttatatattaattgtagaGAAATTAAGCAgacaaaagtacaaaaatagTCTGTGAGCCTACTATTTTATTCGACAGTAAAATTCTATACTCCTATATGACGTATGGAAGCTTTTTTTTGAAAGAGTAGATTGTCCTCGTCCGTGTGTGTACGTATTGTGTTATCTCTTCTACTTATTAATGGATGTAACAAGTAAATGTAAATAACTTAAGAACATAAAACAAGAATACCTAACGTTAAGAGGGGTGACAACATCCACAACAGATGAGGAGCCATTGGATTTGAAGCTGCAATGATGGGTGTGTTAGCTAGCGTCTAATAATTTAAAGACTGTATGTCATCTTTCCGTTGTTTGTTGATAGACCTAACAAGTTGTATCAAGCAAACCGTGATGAATTgagcaaaaaaaatcaagaagaaatcaaattctCTATTCAAGCAAGAACCATATGCATCTGGATAGAGAGTCATCAAGGGCCATGACAGTAACTTGTTTATACAACACGCCTCAGAATTTATCAGGCCGGTTTCTTTCAGTTTTTCTCTCACTTGCACCAAACCGAACCGGATTTTAGAATTTCCGGTTTAGTAAATTGAGAAAGCCGACACGCAGTTCAGCTCTATGACTTGGATTCGGCACGTAGTACAACACAGATATATTATTCCATACCTGCCCCACACAGAGGAAACAGCGAATCGAATAATGTCAGGTCTGGTCGCGACGTTGCCGTTGCCGTTGCCGTCGCCGTCGCCGTCGTCAGCGCCGAGATCCGCCTCTGAATTCTTCTCGGATCCTTACGATTCCCATCCTCTATGGTTCAAACCTTCCCTCTTCCTTTCCCCTGGCTTCGACTCCGAGTCCTACATCTCAGAGCTCCGCACTTTCGTTCCCTTCGACACTCTCCGATCCCAGCTCCGGTCACACCTAGCATCCCTGAACCGAGAACTTGTTGACCTAATCAATAGAGACTACGCCGATTTCGTTAATTTGAGCACTAAGCTCGTGGATATCGATGCCGCTGTTATCCGCATGCGCGCCCCTCTCCTTGAGCTCCGTGAGAAGATCACTGGGTTTCGTGGATCTGTGGAGGCCGCGCTTTTCTCTCTTAGGAATGGATTGCATCAACGTTCCGATGCTGCTGCTTCCAGGGAGGTTCTTGAATTGTTGCTTAATACGTTTCATGTGGTCTCCAAGGTACCTCatgatttttagtttattgAATCTTCACTGGGCAAGTGTTTTATCTATGCGTGATCCTTAATTGTACAATGTAGGTTGAAAAGCTAATTAAAGTTCTACCAACTACACCTTGTCATTGGCAAAACGAGGATGCTAAATCCTTGGTAAGGAGTTGTATGAGTGATGAAATTCCCACGGAGCAAGATGGAACAACCATGAGAGAAACACAGAGCATGCTTTTGGAAAGAATCGCTAGTGAAGTGAATCGCCTCAAGTTTTATATGGCTCATGCACAGGTCTTCATCATGCTTTTACTCTTCCTTAAGCTTGTGTAATCTCTCTTGTTCTGCTAAAACTCTAGTGTAGTTGTTAGGCCTCAGAAGACAGTATAAAGTCTTACAATTGATGCTTACTATCTTGTTATGTTATGTCAGTACAGAACTTGCCTTTCATTGAGAACATGGAGAAGAGTATTCAGATCGCTAGTGTGTTATTGGATGCTAACCTGGGTCATTGTTTCATTGATGGTCTAAACAACAGCGACACAAGCGTCCTTTACAACTGCTTACGTGCATATGCTGCCATTGATAACACCAATAATGCAGAAGAAATTTTTCGTACAACGATTGTGGCTCcatttatacataaaattatttcacATGAAACATCAGCGGATGCTACTGGAATATCTGGAGATGAACTTGAAAACGATTACAAACAGATCAAGCATTTTATTGCAAAGGACTGTAAATTGCTGCTAGAAATATCTTCAACGGGTAATTCGCTCAAATCTCTGTGTgatcatagtttttgtagatCTCCAATCATCTTTTAAAGTTCCATTTTTCTCTGGCAAAGAAGTTTTCCTGTTATATATTCTAAGAAGGATTTTACGCAATTATACAGTAACCTAAATTTCATGGCTTATTATCTTCATATTTTAATGTGACATTGTTTCCTTCTGATTCTTTTCATGGTATATTTCACTCATTGTACACTTTTCTTGTATCTTGCTGTTAAAACAGACAAATCGGGTTTGCATGTCTTTAACTTCTTGGCAAATTCAATCCTGAAAGAAGTTCTTTTGGCAATCCAGAAAGTCAAACCAGGAGCATTTTCTCCTGGAAGGCCTACCGAGTTCTTGAAGAATTACAAGGCAAGCTTGGATTTCTTGGCATATCTTGAAGGTAGAGTAACTGATCTACATTATTATCGGAGTTGGTGgtgaaattatattttagattattttcagAATATTCATACCATATACTTTTTGTGAAGGTTATTGTCCGTCAAGGTCTGCTGTAACCAAGTTTCGAGCTGAAGCTATATGTATTGAATTCATGAAACAATGGAATGTGGGAGTGTACTTTTCACTCAGGTACTTGAGAGTTATAATAAATGGCTGTTGGCTTACCATTATAATACTGGCTTCTCAGATTCTCTAACTCGAAAATACATAATTTCAGGTTTCAGGAGATAGCTGGAGGCTTGGATTCTGCTCTTACTTCCTCTTCTCTTGTTTTCATTCAGGATTCTGACTCAGATAAACCGAGTTCGCCCAACTTAATGCTCAGACAGAGCGTTACTCTTTTGGAAAGCTTGCGATCATGCTGGAAAGAAGATGTTCTCGTTTTCTCTGCTGCTGATAAATTTCTTCGCTTGACCTTGCAGCTTCTCTCCAGGTTTGTGAAATTTGACTTTAATATTATCACCTCTGACTAGTTTTTGTTTCAGTTCTAATTTTGATAATGTGTTGATAACATGTAGATATTGTAATTGGGTGTCATCTGTCGTGAATACTAGAAAGAGTAATGCCAGCCCGAGTCCTGGATGTGAATGGGCACTTTCAGCCACTGCAGAAGACTTTATATATGTAAGTCACTTTTTATGTGGATTGTTTCTCAGTTACTTTGGAGTTCTTTGAGATTTCTGCAATTATGTTCTGTTGGATATAGCTTAATAActgttttcaaatttattttgttgtgaactttttattttagtagagTGAAAAAATTGCTATGGTAACCAAGTAAACTCGAACTATCTGATTTTCACACACATACATGAATGCTGGTTACATAGATCATATGGTTGATCGTTTGAAATTACATTTACATGTTACCTCCCTTGTAGGTTATACATGATGTACATTGTCTAGTCTCAGAAGTTCGTGGCGATTATGCTGGACATATATCACACCATTTATCCTCATGCTCCTCTGGAGTTCTGGATGTGGTGAGGAAGAGCATGTTACACGGTGGAGAATCATTAGAGAACGTCATACCTTTAGTTACCAAGACAATAATTGAAGTCATTGTTGATAAATCTGTTGAGGTAAAGccatggagaaaagaaaaaccccTTTTTTAAGTTATGCACTTCAAGATCTGCTAGAACAGTGTTGAATACAGTTTGCTTTATAGTTGAATAGGTTACAGTTAAAATCCTACTATCTGTACATATTCTAGTATTAGTGGTAAATGATTTCTTCTTTCCTATAGGGCCTAAGGCAGCTGCGGGGGATAACCGCAACATTTATGATGCCTAATAAACCACTGCCTGTCAGGCACTCACCGTATGTCATTGGACTACTGCGTCCACTAAAGGTATTCATGTAGCTTTGGAGTTGTGGTTTTAAGTTCAAAATTACTTGACTGATGAGTTCTGAAGTGTGAATTATTGCATCGTTTGTATTAATAGGACTTTTTGGAGGGAGATAAGGCTAGACATTACTTGACCCACGAAACAAAGGAGGAGTTATTGCTTGGCACTGTCACTGAAATTTCCAGGCGTTATTATGAATTAGCTGCTGAACTTGTTAGCGAGGtaagtatttttgttataaacacTTTCTAAGTATAATAAACAAGTGAGTGAGACCCTAGCTTTTATAAATCAAGATAGAAAACACATCTAATGTTCTCATCATTTTTCAATAtgcaagaaaaaagaagatttgttggtgaaaaagaaaacaaatcttatAGATTTTAACAACAGGAGTTGAATAGACAAATAACCCTAGTAGCTATAACCAAAACCAGAATCTTTTTTCCTGAAAATCGTATTCAAATTCTTATTATTACTATAAAGATGTAGATATGGTTGGATTATGTGTAGTAAAATGCGGTAAATATGTTGCAGGCGAGAAAAAGAGAGACAGTGCTTCAGAAACACAGACAAAATGCACAGAAACGAGCAGGTGCAGCATCAAGTTTATCTGACCAGAATGTATCTGAAACAGACAAGATGTGTATGCAATTGTTCCTTGATCTTCAGGTAACCCTCCTCATGATGTTTCATTGCGTTCTCTGGAAATAGTAGTTTGAGAAAGAAGTATAATCTTTAGTTGAAATGTATCTTACCAGGAATATGGCCGAAACATTTCTGAGCTGGGGTTAAATCCGGCAGATATCCCGCCTTATTGTTCCCTCTGGCAATGCGTCGCACCTGCGGATAGGCAAAACACAACTAGTGTTTGAGGACGCGCACTGCTATACAACATGGCGGTATCATAACTTATAATACAAACTAGCTTATTTCCTTTCGCAATGCATAATTGCTGGCTAAAATTAGAGCagtgatatctatatatataaagttagcttttctcaCTCGTGGTGCAGCCACCTCAGCTGCCACGTCAGCCAcatcttatttaattttatgggccttacaaattttaataagccatttacaaattttatgggCCTTACTTTCAAAGAATCAAGGAAACACAACTACAAAttagttaaaataattatttggcagcacttcacaaatccatcaccaaagacaaagacgcaaagagatgaacacacatttaataaaGTAAGAAGATTCAGATATATGAATGTCATAATCAGATAaccgtaacacaaaattatatgaaaaagacaaacgaagaaacaaaaaaacaatttggactttataaaattacagcaagataaacaagaaaattaattttccccaaaacacaacttacatcgaataaaacaaaatcactcACAGGACAAAcgagaaaaaaattacaagaaataacacaaaacaactcacaacttaattaggaaacttaaaaaaagccaacatattttcatataaacaaatttgcaaccCACTTGACATTcacctttaacaaaatcaacaagggATAACCAAATATCCCCAATAGATGCGAAGCGAGCAACGAATCAACCAAATAcgcaaaccccaaaaaaaaaaaatcaaggaaaaacGGTTAAGATAGGAATGactgaaaaaaacaattacgaGCATCAAAGACATAAGTTTAATCCTCAAACAGACCTCTAGATCGGAAAATTGCTCTTCTCCTATTCGTTCACGAGGACATcggattttgaaaaagaacaaatcaatttcaactcaataacatacaaataataGTCTAATTAACCCACAAATTATAAACCTTACAGAGAAATTGGGtctgaatgaaacaaacaaaaatagcctagaaagaaaattgataataaaatccacaataaataacttatttatttttcttaataaaatccacaatatttttcactccaaacactaaaacattgacaaaaaaaattactccaacagtttacgaaatacatatgaaaatattaaataacaatccaaccacaaaatagaaaataataataaattaatgacaaCTAACAgctacaacaaaacaacaacttcaactaaaCAATGTTAACTTCTAATAATAACTTGTTTTAAAAGcattataaacacacaaaatgatctcattttttctttaaaacagcaaactaaattatacttactccaaaacatatttttattaaaatatccaacaaaacaacataagcaaccaaaactaaatacaaaaacaaacgtaaagatgaatttacaaaaaccaaaaaaaatatacacaacaaaactcaGAATACACCTTCATCTAACTACTACGCGCGGATCGATTGCTAGTATTACTATAAATGTCATTTGCACATGTAAATTGTCCTCTGATTTTAGAATCTGATTTCTTTTTATGACAAAGACCGCGTTAAGAGGTTATAGTAGAGAGCTGACAAGTACCAAAGATGTTTCGATGTTCTTTCAGTTactacttttcttttttgaaatcaCGAATTCACCGATTGTAAAAATCGATATCACAAAACCTTTGAATCGTATTATATTATCTTTTCCGTGTTGTATCGTATTATCTCTTTTACCTACGAAATTTATCAAGTAAAAGTAATATAACCTAAGGACATAAACCTGCTTCTCTATCTCTATTGTTGTTACATCTCAAATAAACTCTATTTATATTCTCTACAACTCTCCAATCATTGGAAGAACTCCTATGGCTTCATCTCACAGAACACTCGCTCCAACTGTTTCTGGAGCGCTTGCGGGTAGGCGCGATCTTGCtgaatgccaaaaaaaaacgagGAAGAAAAGTAAAGTTTTAAACTCTGTTTAAAAAGAGAGATCATAAATGTGAAGCGAACCTGGCATACCCGTGACATTTGTTATAAGATTCAGATTTTTTAGAGCAGCAAGTGCTTTTAAGCTATTCCCAGTACCTAACAACAACAAGCTCCTCATAAGCTGCTTTTGTTCTCTGGGACTGGAAGTTTTGGCTGCAGCTTCTTCAAAAGCATGCAAGTCGTTTGGAGAGAGACAAGGGAGCGAAAGCAAAACCTGATAATATCAGAATAAACatgatcaaaac
The Camelina sativa cultivar DH55 chromosome 15, Cs, whole genome shotgun sequence DNA segment above includes these coding regions:
- the LOC104744630 gene encoding conserved oligomeric Golgi complex subunit 2-like, with amino-acid sequence MSGLVATLPLPLPSPSPSSAPRSASEFFSDPYDSHPLWFKPSLFLSPGFDSESYISELRTFVPFDTLRSQLRSHLASLNRELVDLINRDYADFVNLSTKLVDIDAAVIRMRAPLLELREKITGFRGSVEAALFSLRNGLHQRSDAAASREVLELLLNTFHVVSKVEKLIKVLPTTPCHWQNEDAKSLVRSCMSDEIPTEQDGTTMRETQSMLLERIASEVNRLKFYMAHAQNLPFIENMEKSIQIASVLLDANLGHCFIDGLNNSDTSVLYNCLRAYAAIDNTNNAEEIFRTTIVAPFIHKIISHETSADATGISGDELENDYKQIKHFIAKDCKLLLEISSTDKSGLHVFNFLANSILKEVLLAIQKVKPGAFSPGRPTEFLKNYKASLDFLAYLEGYCPSRSAVTKFRAEAICIEFMKQWNVGVYFSLRFQEIAGGLDSALTSSSLVFIQDSDSDKPSSPNLMLRQSVTLLESLRSCWKEDVLVFSAADKFLRLTLQLLSRYCNWVSSVVNTRKSNASPSPGCEWALSATAEDFIYVIHDVHCLVSEVRGDYAGHISHHLSSCSSGVLDVVRKSMLHGGESLENVIPLVTKTIIEVIVDKSVEGLRQLRGITATFMMPNKPLPVRHSPYVIGLLRPLKDFLEGDKARHYLTHETKEELLLGTVTEISRRYYELAAELVSEARKRETVLQKHRQNAQKRAGAASSLSDQNVSETDKMCMQLFLDLQEYGRNISELGLNPADIPPYCSLWQCVAPADRQNTTSV